A region of the Peromyscus leucopus breed LL Stock chromosome X, UCI_PerLeu_2.1, whole genome shotgun sequence genome:
atagagacaggcagatctctagcaTGACTGATGATCCCTGGGTcacagtgagagatcctgtttcaaaaatatcTTGATGGATGGCTCCTAAGGAATGACacatgaggttgacctctggctttgatgcacaaacacacacctgtgtgcacacatgcacctgtatATACCCATAAAAGATGGCTGTTCATAAATCTGTGTTTGACTGTTCTTTATTCTTATTACTTTGAGTATATCATCACACTTTGCTTTGGACAACATTGTTTCTAATAAGAAATGGTTTATTGGGCTGTACTTTTTGTCAGTGGCCAAGTACTTCCCCACAAGGTATGAGGCTCcgggttcaatctctagtactGGAAAAACATACTTATTAATAATACTGTGGTCATTTTATACATGCTgtgtgtcactttttttttttttcatgtattcgTCCTTCCTTGggaaacagctttatttacaaaacaagTCTAAAATAAGAACATGAAATGACAGCCTAGGGAAGTACAGGGCTAGCTTTGGGGACCCACATATAAAGCCCAGACATATAGACAAAGGGCCTAAAGGAAAGCCAGCTATGTGAGAGGGACCTAAAATTTGAATTCCTTGTATTTCTTGCTGCCCCCACGACTGTCCTGGGGCTGAGCTTTCCgtttcttttgcttctgtttaGCAGCATGCTCAGCCACCATGTCACTGAAGTCTTCTTTCTCTACTTGTGCCTGCTGCTCCCGCACATGTTCCTCATACTTCTGGGTCATGGCCATGGGGTCCAGCTCCAACTCCTCAGGTGCCAGCGCTACTTCCACACCTTGCAGTTCAGGGGCTGGACCCTTCCGACTCATAACCGTTGACATGTCATAAATGTGGGTTGATCCCATCATGGCTCCCCCAactgtggctgttctcttctctggcaACACAGTGAACAACTGAGGTGTCTCACTGCCATCCATTGCTTCCTcaatcttcttcttcctcagctCAATGAGTTCAAGGGTCTCCATTCCAGCTGGCACAGATGAGAATCCTCCAGGAGTGATGAGGCCACTGTCAGCAGGTGTAATAAAGCCAGTCTCATCTGGCTTGTCTTCAtcactttcctcctcttcctcttcttctgaggACTCTTCATCAGACGGTTCCAGTTCTCCCCAAGGGGTCCGATCAATCTCTTCTTCTTCAGTTTTGGTCTGAAACTCAGCAGCATTGGTTCCGAACACATCCCCATAAAGTGGCTTCCCAGTTTCATCTACGGGGGGTTTGCCCCATCCACCAGCATGGTATCCAAAGGAACAGCTCTCAGGAATAGGTGAATTCAGCCCAGGGATTTTCAGGTTCGGGTAGGATGGGGGTGGCCCATATCGCTGCATGGCAATCAGCCACGGGGGAGGGACTTTGTGGGCATTGGGTCCTACTGGCATCCCTAAGGAAATCCTTAATTCATCAGATAGATCTCCAGGCTTCTTCTCCTTCAGCCGGGTCTCAAACTCCTTCCCCTCGTAATATAGGTCTCCATGAATGGTCAGCTTTGGTTTGGTCTGCCACTTGAAGAAAGCATCATGCAGTTTCTGGTAGTCAATATCAATCTTCCCCATCTTGGGCCGaaccttctctctcatttttgacTTCATGGtcttttgttcttccttctccTGCAGGGCCTCTCGCATCTCCTGAATGCCTGTGCGTTTGATGAAGTCTGGCAGCTCAAAGGGGGGCTTCTCAATGCCTCGTTTGCCTTGCAGATACTTGCGCTTAAAACACCAGTGGCGTGGCACAGGGACGGAGTTCCGGGTGGCCTTGAGGTGAACCAAGAGCTTAGGGTCCTGTGCcgtcacatcatgcatctccacaACATCAGGCCGAGCCACCAGCTGCTTGAGTTCCGCAACAGTAAAACGATTCATTCGGCGCAACTTCTTCTTGGACAGCTTAGGGGCTTCTGGCTTCTTTTCCTGTTCATCATCACTGCTGTCATCATCACTGTCCTTGTGCTCCTCCTCAAAGCCCTTCTTCTTAGGGACTGCAGAGTTCTCCATTTTGTCAAgtttctctggctccttttctttttccttcttcacaTCATCAGTAAGCTTGAAAGCCTCAAAAATCCTCTTGAAAAAGATGAAGTTGGGCTCATAGATTTCAGGCTCTTCAGTCACATATTCAATCTCGACATCAGCAGCAGGGGAGTCAGAGCCTCGAGATCGAGCtgagtctttctctctgtccccagagctcTCTGAAGATGCTACGCGTACCCGCTGgggctttttcttcttctttcggTTCCGACGCTTccggtttttctcttttttggatATGGACACGGTGTCCTCCTCAGTCTCTGATGCTGACTGTCCTAGAGATGAGCGAGtgtctgtctccatttcttcttcctcctgctgagAGTTCATCTCTTCCTGACGGCTCTCCTTCAGCTGCAGAATCTTTTCCAAAGCCTGGGGGATCTTGGGGCCCACAGAGGGATCATCCATCTCTCTGTTCTCATCTCCAGGGGGTGGTGGGGGACCCCGAGGACGAGGAACAGGGGCCCCCATGGGCAAAACAGTGGGAGTGGGAACCACAGGACCTACTGGAGCAGCTACTCGAGGTCCCAGGGGGGTACGAACACCCAGCTGACCCATATCTTGAGGAGGCCTAGGGACTGCAGTGCCCATCTTGGCAATCTCCTGCTGTCGTTCCTGCTCCATTAACA
Encoded here:
- the LOC114710839 gene encoding splicing factor 3B subunit 2-like, with the protein product MAAEHPEPPKGELQLPPPPPPGHYGAWAAQELQAKLAEIGAPIQGSREELVERLQTYTRQTGIVLNRPVLRGEDGDKAAPPPMSAQLSGIPMPPPPMGLPPLQPPPPPPPPPPDLGLGFPMAHPPNLGPPPPLRVGEPVALSEEERLKLAQQQAALLMQQEERAKQAAVLMEQERQQEIAKMGTAVPRPPQDMGQLGVRTPLGPRVAAPVGPVVPTPTVLPMGAPVPRPRGPPPPPGDENREMDDPSVGPKIPQALEKILQLKESRQEEMNSQQEEEEMETDTRSSLGQSASETEEDTVSISKKEKNRKRRNRKKKKKPQRVRVASSESSGDREKDSARSRGSDSPAADVEIEYVTEEPEIYEPNFIFFKRIFEAFKLTDDVKKEKEKEPEKLDKMENSAVPKKKGFEEEHKDSDDDSSDDEQEKKPEAPKLSKKKLRRMNRFTVAELKQLVARPDVVEMHDVTAQDPKLLVHLKATRNSVPVPRHWCFKRKYLQGKRGIEKPPFELPDFIKRTGIQEMREALQEKEEQKTMKSKMREKVRPKMGKIDIDYQKLHDAFFKWQTKPKLTIHGDLYYEGKEFETRLKEKKPGDLSDELRISLGMPVGPNAHKVPPPWLIAMQRYGPPPSYPNLKIPGLNSPIPESCSFGYHAGGWGKPPVDETGKPLYGDVFGTNAAEFQTKTEEEEIDRTPWGELEPSDEESSEEEEEEESDEDKPDETGFITPADSGLITPGGFSSVPAGMETLELIELRKKKIEEAMDGSETPQLFTVLPEKRTATVGGAMMGSTHIYDMSTVMSRKGPAPELQGVEVALAPEELELDPMAMTQKYEEHVREQQAQVEKEDFSDMVAEHAAKQKQKKRKAQPQDSRGGSKKYKEFKF